The following are encoded together in the Corynebacterium jeikeium genome:
- a CDS encoding amino acid ABC transporter ATP-binding protein, whose amino-acid sequence MIELKGVNKHFGEYHALRDINLEVSAGQVVVILGPSGSGKSTLCRTINRLETIDDGEIRIDGELLPEEGKDLAKLRAEVGMVFQQFNLFSHMTIRDNVTLAPTKVRKVSKEEARKTAEKLLDRVGIAAQADKYPAQLSGGQQQRVAIARALAMDPKVMLFDEPTSALDPEMINEVLDVMTDLAKGGMTMVVVTHEMSFARRVADRILFMADGAIVEDADPETFFTNPQSDRAKDFLAKIVNH is encoded by the coding sequence ATGATTGAACTCAAGGGAGTGAACAAGCACTTCGGCGAGTACCACGCTCTTCGGGACATCAACCTCGAAGTATCAGCAGGCCAGGTTGTCGTGATCCTTGGACCCTCCGGATCCGGCAAATCCACGCTGTGCCGCACCATTAACCGCCTAGAGACCATCGACGATGGCGAAATCCGCATCGACGGTGAACTGCTGCCGGAAGAAGGCAAAGACCTGGCCAAGCTCCGCGCAGAGGTTGGCATGGTGTTCCAGCAGTTCAACCTGTTCAGCCACATGACCATTCGCGATAACGTCACGCTGGCACCCACCAAGGTCCGCAAGGTCAGCAAGGAAGAGGCACGCAAGACCGCCGAGAAGCTGCTGGACCGCGTGGGCATCGCCGCCCAGGCCGACAAGTACCCGGCACAGCTATCCGGTGGCCAGCAACAGCGCGTAGCCATCGCCCGCGCGCTGGCCATGGACCCGAAGGTGATGCTCTTCGACGAGCCGACCTCCGCCCTCGACCCCGAGATGATCAACGAGGTCCTGGATGTCATGACCGACCTCGCCAAGGGCGGCATGACCATGGTGGTTGTCACCCACGAGATGAGCTTTGCTCGCCGCGTCGCGGATCGAATCCTGTTCATGGCCGATGGCGCCATTGTTGAGGACGCCGACCCGGAGACCTTCTTCACGAACCCGCAATCCGATCGCGCCAAGGACTTCCTGGCGAAGATCGTGAACCACTAG
- a CDS encoding glutamate ABC transporter substrate-binding protein, whose translation MSTFKSALKRLTAAVVATASVVALTACGSGGARDLLADIESGHVVMGTKYDQPNLGERTPDKQFAGLDTDVSRYVVEYIAKKHGWATPEIEWRETPSAQRETLINNGEVNMITATYSINKGRLKAVDFAGPYVVTHQALLVREDSGINGLNDIAPGTRLCSVSGSTPAQKVKDALPEVQLQEFDTYAACAEGLKQGVVDATTTDATILAGFAQRYKERFDEDYSVIQLKNDDGSFWTNENYGIGLPKGDDKAKAEVNEALNEMHDSGEFQKIVAKNLGDNVDIGEKPKIGDLSFVDEK comes from the coding sequence ATGTCTACCTTCAAAAGCGCACTCAAGCGCCTCACCGCTGCAGTGGTTGCCACCGCAAGTGTGGTGGCGCTGACCGCGTGCGGCTCTGGCGGTGCCCGCGACCTGCTGGCGGATATCGAATCCGGCCACGTCGTGATGGGCACCAAGTACGACCAACCGAACCTGGGCGAGCGCACCCCGGACAAGCAGTTCGCCGGCCTGGACACCGACGTATCCCGCTACGTGGTGGAATACATCGCGAAGAAGCACGGCTGGGCCACACCAGAAATCGAATGGCGCGAAACCCCCTCCGCGCAGCGCGAGACCCTCATCAACAACGGTGAGGTCAACATGATCACCGCCACGTACTCCATCAACAAAGGCCGCCTGAAGGCCGTGGACTTCGCAGGCCCGTACGTGGTCACCCACCAGGCGCTGCTGGTTCGCGAGGATTCCGGCATCAACGGCCTGAACGACATCGCGCCAGGCACCCGCCTGTGCTCCGTGTCCGGCTCCACCCCGGCACAGAAGGTGAAGGACGCGCTGCCAGAAGTGCAGCTGCAGGAGTTCGACACCTACGCCGCGTGCGCGGAAGGCCTGAAGCAAGGCGTGGTGGATGCAACCACCACCGACGCGACCATTTTGGCTGGCTTCGCGCAGCGCTACAAGGAGCGATTCGACGAAGACTACAGCGTCATTCAGCTAAAGAACGACGACGGCAGCTTCTGGACCAACGAAAACTACGGCATTGGCCTGCCCAAGGGCGACGACAAAGCCAAAGCCGAGGTCAACGAAGCGCTGAACGAAATGCACGATTCCGGCGAGTTCCAAAAGATCGTCGCCAAGAACCTGGGCGACAACGTGGATATCGGCGAAAAGCCAAAGATCGGCGACCTGTCGTTCGTCGACGAGAAGTAG
- a CDS encoding amino acid ABC transporter permease, which translates to MNPELWSEMKPELLPAFWVTVKLTFFSAVGSLIFGIILTAMRVSPVGILRNLSAWYINIVRNTPLTLIILLASMGLYYNLGLLLAVENDSFIEKQNFRLAVLAFVAYTSCFVAESLRSGINTVPFGQAEAARSLGLSFGQNFRHVIFPQALRGAIVPLGNTLIALTKNTTIASVIGVAEASLLMKTLTEDYASDILVIFGVIAIGFIILTLPTGLFFGWAGKRWAVKR; encoded by the coding sequence ATGAACCCCGAACTATGGTCCGAGATGAAGCCCGAACTGCTCCCAGCATTTTGGGTGACCGTCAAGTTGACGTTCTTCTCCGCGGTCGGATCGCTGATCTTCGGCATTATCCTGACCGCCATGCGCGTGAGCCCCGTGGGCATCCTGCGTAACCTGTCCGCGTGGTACATCAACATTGTTCGTAACACCCCGCTGACGTTGATCATTCTGCTGGCCTCCATGGGCCTGTACTACAACCTGGGCTTGCTGCTGGCGGTGGAGAACGATTCCTTCATCGAAAAGCAGAACTTCCGCCTGGCAGTCCTGGCCTTCGTGGCCTATACATCCTGCTTCGTGGCGGAATCCCTGCGCTCCGGCATCAACACGGTGCCCTTCGGCCAGGCCGAGGCCGCCCGCTCCTTGGGGCTTAGCTTCGGCCAGAACTTCCGGCACGTGATCTTCCCGCAGGCCCTGCGCGGCGCGATCGTGCCGCTGGGTAACACCCTGATCGCGCTGACGAAGAACACCACCATCGCCTCGGTGATCGGTGTGGCTGAGGCTTCCTTGCTGATGAAGACCCTGACGGAGGACTACGCCAGCGACATTCTGGTGATCTTCGGCGTAATCGCAATCGGATTTATCATTTTGACGCTGCCTACCGGATTGTTCTTCGGCTGGGCAGGTAAGCGATGGGCGGTGAAGCGCTAA
- a CDS encoding amino acid ABC transporter permease, producing MTTRATVLYDAPGPKGRRLNSILTAITVVVVAVILVLVAMKLNEKGQFESAKWSFFLEGSTWTTYIIPGLISTIGAAVVSIVLAMAIGALLGVGRLSPSAPVRWICGIIVEFFRSIPVLVLMLFAYAVFSLLQLVPSSWLGFSAVVFGLTMYNGSVIAETLRSGIQSLPRGQREAAIALGLSHRQSINLILLPQAVAAMLPAIISQMVIALKDSALGYMIGFVEVVRSGRQLGEYYGAMIPALLLIAVIMIVINMILAKLAERIEIQLRSGRARRNIVAKVPHQREQGIDTKDNAYVDWRAEGHEDLRTTFE from the coding sequence ATGACTACACGTGCAACAGTTCTTTATGACGCCCCAGGCCCGAAGGGGCGCAGGCTCAACTCGATCCTCACGGCGATCACCGTCGTAGTGGTCGCTGTGATCCTCGTCCTGGTAGCGATGAAGCTCAACGAAAAGGGCCAGTTCGAATCTGCAAAGTGGTCCTTCTTCCTGGAGGGCAGCACATGGACGACCTACATCATCCCGGGCCTGATCTCCACGATCGGCGCGGCTGTGGTCTCCATCGTCTTGGCGATGGCCATCGGCGCGCTTCTCGGCGTGGGCCGACTGTCTCCCTCCGCACCCGTGCGCTGGATCTGCGGCATCATCGTGGAGTTCTTCCGCTCCATCCCGGTGCTGGTTCTGATGCTGTTCGCCTACGCGGTGTTTTCCCTGCTGCAGCTGGTGCCTTCCAGCTGGCTGGGCTTTTCCGCAGTGGTCTTCGGCCTGACGATGTACAACGGCTCCGTGATCGCAGAGACCCTGCGCTCCGGCATCCAGTCGCTGCCGCGCGGCCAGCGTGAAGCAGCGATTGCACTGGGCCTGAGCCACCGCCAGTCCATCAATCTGATCCTGCTGCCGCAGGCCGTCGCCGCCATGCTGCCGGCGATCATCTCCCAGATGGTCATTGCCCTGAAGGATTCCGCTCTGGGTTACATGATCGGTTTCGTGGAAGTGGTTCGTTCTGGCCGTCAGCTGGGCGAGTACTACGGCGCGATGATCCCGGCCCTGCTGTTGATCGCAGTGATCATGATCGTGATCAACATGATCCTGGCGAAGTTGGCTGAGCGCATCGAGATCCAGCTGCGATCCGGCCGTGCCCGCCGCAACATCGTGGCCAAGGTTCCGCACCAGAGGGAGCAGGGAATCGACACCAAGGACAACGCCTACGTTGACTGGCGCGCAGAGGGCCACGAGGACCTCCGCACCACCTTCGAGTAG
- a CDS encoding serine hydrolase domain-containing protein, producing MSSEVEDVLAELQDWPVDNVAAAALWGGETATFGDTSAQFPLASVSKLITAYATLLAVEEGAFELDQQVPAELLPEFDDLPTVRELLAHTSGISFRDRTPEKPRGTRRIYSSAGYEVLADFIAAEADMPFADYVAEGVCAPLGIEVKVEGSAGHGFSASVDALAVLCSEFLTPTVIAPSTLNDALEPQWPELSGVVPGYGMQKPCPWGLGFELHGEKSPHWLGEGMPESVAGHFGQSGTFLWIDRSGGNKKAAVVLTDENFGDWAKQRWDGFNQRLWEALG from the coding sequence GTGAGCAGCGAGGTAGAGGACGTACTCGCCGAGCTGCAGGACTGGCCCGTCGACAACGTGGCCGCTGCGGCGCTGTGGGGTGGCGAAACCGCAACTTTCGGCGACACGTCCGCGCAGTTCCCCCTGGCCAGCGTGAGCAAGCTGATCACCGCCTATGCCACGCTGCTGGCCGTCGAGGAGGGCGCCTTCGAGCTCGACCAGCAGGTCCCCGCCGAGTTGCTGCCCGAGTTCGACGACCTGCCGACCGTCCGCGAGCTGCTGGCCCACACCAGTGGCATTAGTTTCCGCGACCGCACTCCGGAGAAGCCGCGCGGTACCCGCCGGATCTACTCTTCGGCGGGCTACGAGGTGCTGGCGGACTTCATCGCCGCGGAGGCCGACATGCCTTTCGCGGATTACGTGGCCGAGGGCGTGTGCGCGCCTCTGGGCATCGAGGTGAAGGTCGAGGGCAGCGCGGGGCATGGTTTTTCTGCCTCGGTCGATGCCCTTGCGGTGTTGTGTTCTGAATTTTTGACGCCCACAGTCATCGCCCCCTCCACCCTCAACGATGCGCTGGAGCCCCAGTGGCCGGAGCTGTCCGGGGTGGTACCGGGCTATGGAATGCAGAAGCCCTGCCCGTGGGGCTTGGGCTTTGAGCTGCACGGTGAGAAGTCGCCGCACTGGTTGGGCGAGGGAATGCCTGAATCGGTGGCGGGGCACTTCGGCCAGTCGGGGACGTTCCTGTGGATCGACCGGAGTGGGGGCAATAAAAAAGCCGCCGTCGTCCTCACGGATGAGAACTTCGGCGACTGGGCCAAGCAGCGCTGGGATGGCTTCAACCAGCGCCTATGGGAGGCGCTGGGCTAG
- a CDS encoding acyl carrier protein: protein MAEQNNQLAAALSKKLKKDGADKSGTSKAGKDGSAGADEKDKRSIVLDVVEDATGIEREELEGSKRLGDDLNIDSLSLMDIAVRLEEEFGVEVPDEDINRVKTIDELVGLVDK, encoded by the coding sequence ATGGCTGAACAAAACAACCAGCTGGCTGCGGCGCTGTCGAAGAAGCTGAAGAAGGACGGCGCCGACAAGAGCGGTACGAGCAAGGCTGGCAAGGACGGCTCGGCGGGCGCAGACGAGAAGGACAAGCGCAGCATCGTGCTGGATGTCGTGGAAGATGCGACGGGCATCGAGCGCGAGGAGCTAGAGGGCTCCAAGCGCCTAGGCGACGACCTGAACATCGACTCGCTGTCCCTAATGGACATCGCCGTGCGCCTGGAGGAAGAGTTCGGCGTGGAGGTCCCGGACGAGGACATCAACCGAGTGAAGACCATCGACGAGCTGGTTGGCCTGGTGGATAAGTGA
- a CDS encoding alpha/beta fold hydrolase gives MRPVTAVRNLASIVLRDPPAVPGLPRARWIHRLTMDDGTKVAVYEVRSYSFSFEDAPSSAPTTLILVHGFNLTAASWFFQLAALREQPNLRILLPDLRGHGASEDAPGLDIERTAIDLAATIRELAPTGRLILAGHSMGAMTVLGGLRYLDEADLQRVSGIALINGAIDTFASAGVSQILHSHLVRATRWLGSKSPSHLEWTKSLVEWAIKPVIAAFIYHGSLDEGESDNFDVLTFHANEIAGTSMRTLLGYLDDLTEHDELAAAELLADIPGEILVGAMDDVTPPSQSRRIHELWPRADFHEYPESGHMLPVERPEDVTRALLNLLG, from the coding sequence ATGCGTCCCGTCACCGCCGTCCGCAACCTCGCCAGCATCGTGTTGCGCGACCCTCCCGCCGTACCGGGCTTGCCGCGCGCACGCTGGATCCATCGCCTGACCATGGACGACGGCACTAAGGTCGCCGTCTACGAGGTGCGTTCTTACTCTTTTTCTTTTGAGGACGCCCCCTCGTCCGCCCCTACAACCCTGATCCTCGTGCACGGCTTCAACCTGACGGCGGCCTCCTGGTTCTTCCAATTGGCTGCACTGCGTGAGCAGCCGAACTTGCGCATCCTGCTGCCGGATTTGCGCGGCCACGGCGCCAGCGAGGATGCTCCGGGGCTGGACATTGAACGCACCGCCATCGATCTGGCGGCGACCATCCGCGAGCTCGCGCCGACGGGCAGGCTGATCCTGGCGGGCCACTCGATGGGCGCTATGACCGTCCTTGGCGGTCTGCGATACCTGGATGAGGCCGACCTGCAGCGGGTTAGCGGCATCGCGCTGATCAACGGCGCGATCGATACCTTCGCCTCTGCGGGAGTGTCCCAGATTCTGCATTCTCACCTGGTGCGGGCGACCCGCTGGCTGGGCTCCAAGAGCCCCAGTCACCTGGAATGGACGAAGTCGCTGGTGGAGTGGGCCATCAAGCCAGTCATCGCGGCCTTCATCTACCACGGCTCGCTGGACGAAGGGGAATCCGATAACTTTGACGTCCTGACCTTCCACGCCAACGAGATCGCCGGGACGTCCATGCGCACGCTGCTGGGATACCTGGACGACCTGACCGAGCACGACGAGCTTGCCGCCGCCGAGCTATTGGCGGACATTCCCGGCGAGATCCTGGTCGGCGCTATGGATGACGTCACCCCGCCCAGCCAGAGCAGACGCATCCATGAGCTCTGGCCCCGTGCCGATTTCCACGAGTACCCGGAATCCGGGCACATGCTGCCTGTCGAGCGCCCGGAGGACGTCACCCGGGCGCTGCTGAACCTGCTGGGCTAG